Genomic DNA from Deltaproteobacteria bacterium:
GGGGGATCGTATTTTTATAAGCACGGCCTGTAGTGAACCCCAATATCTGGTTCGGGCCTTGATCCAATTTGTCGAATCGAACCCCAAGGCCTTCTTCGACGCGGAAATCCTCCATGTCTGGACATTGGGAGTCACCCCCTATATGGAGGAAAAGTTTAAAGAAAATTTTCGATACAACTCTTTCTTCGTAGGAAATAATGCCCGGGAGGCGGTGAACCGGGGACTGGCTGACTATACCCCCATTTTTTTATCCAGGGTACCGGATTTATTTTATCGGGGGTTTGTGCCGATTAATGTAGCCTTGATCCAAACGTCTCCACCGGATATCCATGGCTATATGAGCCTGGGGATCAGCGTGGATATCGTCAAGGCGGCGGTGGAAAATGCCTCCCTGGTCATTACCCAGGTCAACCGTCATATGCCCCGGGCCCATGGGGACGGATTTATTCATATCCAAGACGTGGATTTCATCGTCTGCCGGGATGAACCCCTTTTGGAATACGAAGCCATCGCCCCTGATGAAGTGGCCCGCCAGATCGGAAAGTATGTGGCCCGCCTGGTCCAGGACGGTGATACCATTCAGGTCGGATATGGGAGTCTGCCCAATGCGATTTTGAGCCACTTTAATCAAAAGAAACACCTGGGGGTACACACCGAGTTGTTGACCGACGGCCTGGTGGAATTGATTAAACTGGGGGCCATCGACAACAGCCGCAAGACCCTGAATCGGGGTAAAACCGTGGCCACCTTCTGCATGGGCCATCGGAAGACCTACGAGTTCCTCGAGGATAACCCCAGCATCGAGTTCCGGACCATAGACTATACCAATAACCCCCTGACCATCTCCAGGCAAAAAAATATGACCGCCATTAACAGCGCCCTGGAGATCGATCTGACCGGGCAGGTGACCGCCGAGTCCCTGGGCAAGACCTTTTACAGCGGGATCGGGGGGCAGGCCGATTTCATGCGAGGGGCTGTTTTGGCCCCGGGCGGTAAAAGCATTCTGGCCATCCAATCCACCGCCGAGTGGGGGAAGGTTTCCCGAATCGTTCCCTTCCTTCGGGAGGGCGCCGGCGTTACCCTTATCCGGGGAGACGTCCAATACGTGGTGACGGAATACGGCATCGCTTTTCTCCATGGAAAGAACATACGGGAACGGGCCATGGCCTTGATTTCCATTGCCCATCCTGATTTCCGCCCCTGGCTGATTGAGAAAGCCAAAGAGGCCAATCTCATTTACCGGGACCAGGCCTTTATCCCGGGGAAAAGGGGAGAATATCCGGAATATCTGGAGAGCATGCGGACCACGGCGAACGGTCTGCAACTCTTTCTGCGGCCGGTAAAAATCAGCGACGAGCCCCTGATAAAAGATTTTTTCTATTCCCTTTCCGACCAGACCCTGAAGCGCAGATTCATGTCTTTCCGCCAGGATATGCCCCACGAAAGGTTGCAGGAATTTGTCATCATCGATTATACAACGGAAATGTTTATTGTGGCTTGCCTCAAAGAAGGGGAAGTGGAAAGAATCGTCGGTTTGGGGCAATATTATATCACCGAGACCAACCATACGGCGGAAGTCGCTTTTGTGACCCGTGATGAGTATCAGGGCCAGGGTATCGGCAGGGAACTCCTGGCCTATTTAACCTATTTAGCCAAGCGGGAAGGACTCTTAGGTTTTACCGCCGAGGTCCTGATGGAAAATAGAGCGATGCTCCATTTATTCGAGACCATGGGTTTTGACATACAAAAACAAAATGAGCAAGGGGTCTATCAACTGAAGCTGACTTTTCGGGGAACCTGATGATCGATCATCCCACCCCAGGATTTTTAATCCCGGGAGTATTGGTCTGAGGGGAACCCCCCCTAAAGAGTTATTCCGATCAGGGCAATAATCATTCAAAAAAATCCTTGACAATACCGTTTGAATTATTTAAAAATGTCGGCAGTCGACAGTCTACAAATGAGGTCCGGATGTCCCCTTTCTGACCCATTAAACCCAAAGACTCAATGACTTAATAAACCCAATTGAGGGAGTATTTATCTTGGAAACTTATTATACGGATCTGCTCTGCATCGGGGCCGGTCTGGCCGGAGAACGGGTAGCCGTAGAGGCGGCCTTGCATGGATTTAAGAGCCTTTGCCTGAGCATTGTTCCTCCCCGGCAGTCCCATTCATCTGCCGCCCAGGGCGGCATGCAAGCCGCCCTGGGGAATTGCGCTATGGCCGATGGCGATTGTCCGGATATTCATTTTGTGGATACCGTCAAGGGCTCCGACTGGGGCTGTGATCAGGAAGTGGCCCGTCTGTATGCCGAACAGGCCCCGATCGCCGTTCGGGAAATGGCCTTTTGGGGGGTCCCCTGGAACCGGGTCGTCGGCGGGAAGAGTACCTACTACAAGGGGGGAAAGGTATTTGAAAAGGTTGAACCGAAAGAAAATGAAGGGCTCATAACGGGCCGGGAATTCGGCGGTATTTCTAAATGGCGGGGTTGCCATACTTCGGACGGGACCGGTCATACCCTCTTGTATGCCATGGATAATGTCTGCGTTCAGATGGATGTTCCGGTCCATGACCGGGTGGAAGCCATTGCCCTGATTCATAATGGAATAACCTGTATGGGCGTCGTGGCCCGCTGTCTGAA
This window encodes:
- a CDS encoding GNAT family N-acetyltransferase — protein: MAQDEKTDLCEQIEKTYPEKFVSEEILFSHIHRGDRIFISTACSEPQYLVRALIQFVESNPKAFFDAEILHVWTLGVTPYMEEKFKENFRYNSFFVGNNAREAVNRGLADYTPIFLSRVPDLFYRGFVPINVALIQTSPPDIHGYMSLGISVDIVKAAVENASLVITQVNRHMPRAHGDGFIHIQDVDFIVCRDEPLLEYEAIAPDEVARQIGKYVARLVQDGDTIQVGYGSLPNAILSHFNQKKHLGVHTELLTDGLVELIKLGAIDNSRKTLNRGKTVATFCMGHRKTYEFLEDNPSIEFRTIDYTNNPLTISRQKNMTAINSALEIDLTGQVTAESLGKTFYSGIGGQADFMRGAVLAPGGKSILAIQSTAEWGKVSRIVPFLREGAGVTLIRGDVQYVVTEYGIAFLHGKNIRERAMALISIAHPDFRPWLIEKAKEANLIYRDQAFIPGKRGEYPEYLESMRTTANGLQLFLRPVKISDEPLIKDFFYSLSDQTLKRRFMSFRQDMPHERLQEFVIIDYTTEMFIVACLKEGEVERIVGLGQYYITETNHTAEVAFVTRDEYQGQGIGRELLAYLTYLAKREGLLGFTAEVLMENRAMLHLFETMGFDIQKQNEQGVYQLKLTFRGT